One region of Marispirochaeta aestuarii genomic DNA includes:
- a CDS encoding heavy metal translocating P-type ATPase produces the protein MNATISRVLGAITTSSKGTVITAGGLIIGALAAGWLLKLEVLWAVLMGASALVSGLPITAKALRSLGNRHVGIELLVSLAMIGAILIQEYWEAAAVTFLFNLGGYLEARTMARTRRVIRELIEIAPSKAILLKNGEQISVPLEEIQVNDILIVKPGGRVPVDGEVKSGSSSVNESAITGEPLPVLKQTGDSVFAGTQNENGVLTLRATGIGEDTTLARIIHRVEEAQEAKAPAQRFMERFARWYTPLIIGLSGVIYLVTRDPSFALTVLVIGCPGALVISTPVSIVAGIGGAARQGILMKGGTHLETSGKIDAVALDKTGTLTLGDPRVERIVSLQKDDGISPDMVLFYAAIAESASEHPIAGRIVKTAEKQGPVPPPTSAEAVAGKGIKAAWQEKNILVGSRRFMEESGINIDQEDVGAADIGSGETMVFVALDDRLVGLIGVADPVRSHAKEAVARMRSSGVKRIVMLTGDNRRTAQAVARQVGITEVHAELLPEEKLAHIRALQEEGFTTAMVGDGINDAPALASADVGIAMGDGGTDIAMETADIALMRNDLTVVAQAIERSRGTLRNIRQNIALAIITVTGLLIGVLSGNVHMAGGMLIHEASVMLVILNGMRLLRPAD, from the coding sequence ATGAACGCGACCATCTCCAGAGTACTTGGGGCCATTACCACAAGTTCAAAGGGAACTGTCATTACAGCGGGGGGCCTCATTATCGGGGCCCTGGCCGCCGGATGGCTGTTAAAACTCGAGGTTCTATGGGCGGTTCTGATGGGGGCGTCCGCGCTTGTATCGGGCCTGCCCATAACGGCAAAAGCCCTCCGATCCCTCGGAAACCGCCACGTCGGAATCGAACTCCTGGTCTCTCTCGCAATGATAGGGGCCATTCTTATTCAGGAATACTGGGAAGCCGCGGCGGTTACCTTTCTGTTCAACCTCGGCGGATATCTGGAAGCCCGTACCATGGCCAGAACTCGCCGGGTAATCCGAGAGCTCATTGAAATTGCTCCTTCCAAAGCCATTCTGCTAAAAAACGGAGAGCAGATTTCTGTTCCTCTAGAGGAAATTCAAGTTAACGATATTCTGATAGTGAAACCCGGAGGCCGCGTCCCCGTTGACGGTGAGGTCAAAAGCGGCTCCTCCAGTGTCAACGAGAGCGCCATTACCGGAGAACCCCTTCCGGTCCTTAAACAGACGGGAGATTCCGTCTTTGCGGGTACGCAGAACGAGAACGGAGTACTTACCCTCCGCGCTACTGGGATTGGAGAAGACACAACCCTGGCGCGTATCATTCACCGCGTGGAAGAAGCCCAGGAGGCCAAGGCCCCTGCCCAGCGATTTATGGAACGCTTTGCCCGTTGGTATACCCCCCTTATTATTGGGCTTTCAGGGGTGATCTACCTTGTTACCAGAGACCCGTCCTTTGCCTTGACGGTGCTGGTAATCGGATGCCCCGGAGCGCTGGTGATCTCGACCCCCGTCTCGATCGTAGCCGGCATAGGAGGAGCGGCGCGGCAGGGAATCCTCATGAAAGGCGGAACCCATCTGGAAACAAGCGGAAAAATCGACGCTGTCGCCCTAGACAAGACGGGAACCCTCACTCTCGGCGATCCGAGAGTGGAAAGGATTGTTTCTCTGCAGAAAGATGACGGAATCAGTCCGGATATGGTTCTGTTTTACGCTGCGATTGCCGAGAGCGCCTCGGAACATCCGATAGCGGGAAGAATTGTAAAGACTGCAGAGAAGCAGGGGCCGGTTCCCCCGCCGACGAGCGCCGAGGCTGTCGCGGGCAAAGGAATAAAGGCGGCGTGGCAGGAAAAAAATATCCTGGTGGGTTCCAGACGCTTCATGGAAGAGTCGGGGATCAATATTGATCAAGAAGATGTCGGAGCAGCGGATATCGGATCGGGGGAGACAATGGTATTTGTAGCCCTGGACGATCGGCTGGTCGGGCTTATCGGCGTCGCCGACCCGGTGCGAAGCCATGCAAAGGAGGCCGTCGCCCGGATGCGCTCAAGCGGGGTCAAGAGAATTGTCATGCTTACAGGAGACAACCGGCGAACTGCCCAGGCCGTCGCCCGGCAGGTGGGCATTACCGAAGTGCACGCGGAACTGCTGCCTGAAGAAAAACTGGCACATATACGGGCTCTTCAGGAGGAGGGATTCACCACGGCAATGGTGGGGGACGGCATAAACGACGCCCCCGCTCTGGCCAGCGCCGACGTGGGCATCGCAATGGGAGACGGCGGAACCGATATAGCCATGGAAACCGCCGATATAGCCCTCATGCGGAATGATTTGACCGTGGTCGCCCAGGCAATCGAGCGTTCCCGCGGAACATTGCGGAACATACGTCAGAATATCGCGCTGGCAATAATTACCGTCACGGGACTCTTGATCGGCGTTCTGAGCGGTAACGTCCACATGGCGGGGGGGATGCTGATTCACGAGGCCTCGGTAATGCTGGTTATATTGAACGGCATGCGGCTTCTGCGGCCGGCGGACTGA
- a CDS encoding heavy-metal-associated domain-containing protein, which yields MKTLLRSDQLSCPSCVAKIEKSLMSNKGVHFAKVYFNTGKIEVEHDDELTSQDDIVRAVRQAGYSAKVSKV from the coding sequence ATGAAAACACTGCTTAGAAGCGATCAGTTATCCTGTCCGTCCTGTGTGGCAAAGATAGAAAAGAGTCTTATGTCCAACAAGGGCGTTCATTTCGCGAAGGTTTACTTCAATACCGGAAAGATTGAGGTGGAGCACGATGACGAGCTTACGTCGCAGGACGATATAGTCCGTGCAGTCCGCCAGGCAGGCTATTCCGCCAAAGTATCGAAGGTGTGA
- a CDS encoding Crp/Fnr family transcriptional regulator: MSHHHRNPVHSLAGPVEHCSLDLRRKLIRESPFFSNLEPGQIDEINSRFRDVGFSANKTILREGDNADSLFIVATGLVKLYSASGDGGILLIDILKPGEHFGSVAGFGPECYEETAVAAMDCCLLKISSENFHRVLTMHPQVAVRTVEILSHRVRFSHELMRRLGSYSAENRSAWLLLRLGEKLGRPWEGKNLINAPVSREELAAMIGITTETASRIVSRFQKKGLIESGRGWIAIKDPEGLKKLTEDVFD, from the coding sequence ATGAGTCATCATCATCGCAATCCGGTCCATTCCCTGGCTGGTCCTGTCGAGCATTGTTCCCTGGATCTGCGAAGGAAACTGATCCGGGAAAGTCCCTTTTTTTCAAACCTGGAACCCGGACAGATCGATGAAATAAACAGCCGCTTCCGGGACGTCGGATTCTCTGCGAACAAGACTATTCTCCGGGAAGGAGACAACGCCGATTCCCTGTTCATTGTGGCCACAGGACTTGTAAAGCTCTACAGTGCCAGCGGCGACGGAGGAATCCTGCTGATCGACATACTGAAACCCGGAGAACACTTCGGCTCAGTCGCCGGATTCGGACCGGAATGCTACGAGGAGACCGCCGTGGCCGCAATGGATTGCTGTCTTCTGAAAATTTCCTCAGAAAACTTTCACCGGGTTCTTACCATGCACCCCCAGGTTGCAGTCCGTACGGTGGAGATACTTTCCCACAGGGTGCGTTTTTCCCATGAGCTGATGAGGCGTCTGGGTTCATACTCGGCGGAAAACCGAAGCGCCTGGCTGTTGCTGCGTCTGGGAGAAAAACTCGGCCGCCCCTGGGAGGGAAAAAACCTTATAAACGCCCCTGTTTCCAGAGAGGAACTCGCAGCGATGATCGGGATTACGACGGAGACGGCCAGCCGGATCGTCAGCCGTTTTCAAAAGAAAGGCCTCATCGAAAGCGGACGCGGCTGGATCGCCATAAAGGATCCGGAGGGATTAAAAAAACTGACGGAAGACGTATTCGACTGA
- a CDS encoding helix-turn-helix transcriptional regulator translates to MLFLYFIFLSSGFAGITMISILWKRLGHRFLGWILALVSTFTAWLLVTAIVYYLEQIIRIPAARFLGPVNLLMGTLAYLFLLFSMLSSPAPVRKPELLLALSPMLLYYLLLLLGFTLVPGIFVFAEKHPLPFMFFKLAAGSIFVFYIGRGFLEAARRLKQDTAAFILRGYGFALLAFGVAILVFSLILALLGTQVEQVVLLEFFFFFFLNMLTLAAFIRYIRQPNAFIEDGKISWQFIKEYGISRREAEVIEMVSRGMSNREIAENLFVSFPTVRTHVYNIFKKTGASSRLELLRIASRYRQ, encoded by the coding sequence GTGTTGTTTCTCTATTTTATTTTCCTCTCCTCCGGTTTTGCCGGAATTACCATGATATCGATACTCTGGAAGAGACTGGGCCATCGTTTTCTGGGATGGATTCTTGCCCTTGTATCGACATTTACAGCATGGCTCCTTGTAACCGCCATAGTCTACTACCTGGAGCAGATCATCCGCATCCCTGCAGCGAGGTTCCTGGGGCCCGTCAACCTTCTGATGGGAACTCTGGCGTATCTGTTTCTGCTCTTTTCAATGCTGAGTTCCCCCGCCCCGGTAAGAAAACCGGAGCTGCTGCTGGCCCTGTCTCCCATGCTGCTCTATTACCTGCTGCTGCTTCTGGGCTTTACCCTGGTTCCGGGGATCTTCGTTTTCGCAGAGAAGCATCCCCTGCCCTTCATGTTTTTCAAACTGGCCGCCGGTTCCATATTTGTTTTCTACATCGGGCGCGGCTTTCTTGAGGCAGCCCGCAGGCTCAAGCAGGACACAGCGGCGTTTATCCTGCGGGGCTACGGGTTTGCACTCCTGGCCTTCGGCGTTGCCATTCTGGTTTTCAGCCTGATCCTTGCTCTCCTGGGAACCCAGGTCGAGCAGGTCGTTCTTCTGGAGTTCTTTTTCTTCTTTTTCCTGAATATGCTTACCCTGGCAGCTTTTATCCGCTACATTCGACAACCCAACGCCTTTATAGAGGATGGTAAAATAAGCTGGCAATTCATAAAGGAGTATGGAATTTCCCGACGCGAAGCCGAGGTAATCGAGATGGTCTCCCGGGGAATGAGCAACAGGGAGATTGCGGAGAACCTCTTCGTCAGTTTTCCTACCGTGAGGACCCACGTCTACAATATTTTCAAGAAGACCGGCGCTTCAAGCAGGCTGGAACTGCTGCGAATTGCCTCCAGATATCGACAGTAG
- a CDS encoding M20 family metallopeptidase has product MKEHEVNRKRLFALLKDMVDIYSPSGKEEELTDYLEEYIRERGLIVRRQSVDEGRDNLIIGSGTDSDGLLFLGHIDTVPAFDIEEFEFSQSGGRCYGLGTSDMKSGCAAMIEGFISAHEDGGLPESATLALVVGEEESGDGTAALLEKFSYKEALVAEPTGLQPCLEHFGYVEMLIRTYGYRRHAAMASRETNAVRCMLNYLLYLEDRIEEEPDTIINIRDLHSSESGFAVPDQCAAAVDLHIPPEVSSSDYAAEAQEFSNQHLNSSGASHYEIEFPTRTDGYTIDESVSLVRGLKEVYRQTHMEWKPAAFRSHSDANLLRDAGCHALILGPGQLSLAHTIDESVDFEEVVRAARIYSLLLKDLGISS; this is encoded by the coding sequence ATGAAGGAACACGAGGTAAACCGTAAACGCCTCTTTGCCCTGCTGAAAGATATGGTGGATATCTACAGCCCTTCGGGAAAAGAGGAAGAGCTGACGGATTACCTCGAGGAGTATATCCGGGAACGGGGACTGATCGTCCGCCGTCAAAGCGTGGACGAAGGAAGGGACAACCTGATAATCGGCTCCGGGACCGACTCCGACGGGCTCCTGTTTCTCGGGCATATAGATACGGTGCCAGCCTTCGATATCGAAGAGTTCGAGTTCAGCCAGTCCGGGGGACGCTGCTACGGCCTTGGAACCTCGGACATGAAAAGCGGCTGCGCCGCCATGATCGAGGGATTCATCAGCGCCCACGAAGACGGCGGCCTGCCGGAGTCCGCCACCCTTGCTCTTGTGGTCGGCGAAGAGGAGAGCGGAGACGGTACGGCTGCGCTGCTTGAGAAATTCAGCTATAAAGAGGCCCTGGTGGCGGAACCAACGGGGCTGCAGCCCTGTCTTGAGCATTTCGGTTATGTGGAGATGCTGATCCGGACCTACGGTTACCGCCGTCACGCGGCCATGGCCAGCCGGGAGACCAATGCCGTGCGCTGCATGCTCAACTATCTTCTATACCTGGAAGACAGAATCGAGGAGGAGCCTGATACCATAATAAATATCCGGGATCTTCACAGTTCCGAGTCCGGTTTCGCCGTTCCGGACCAGTGCGCCGCGGCGGTGGACCTGCATATCCCCCCCGAGGTGAGCTCCAGCGACTACGCCGCGGAAGCCCAGGAGTTCTCCAATCAGCATTTAAACAGTTCCGGGGCATCCCATTACGAAATCGAGTTTCCCACCCGTACCGACGGCTATACAATAGATGAATCCGTCTCGCTGGTCCGGGGACTCAAAGAGGTTTACCGACAAACCCATATGGAATGGAAACCCGCGGCATTCCGCAGCCACTCCGATGCGAACCTTCTGCGGGATGCCGGCTGCCATGCCCTGATTCTGGGCCCCGGGCAGCTCTCCCTGGCCCATACCATCGATGAGTCCGTGGACTTTGAAGAGGTGGTCCGGGCCGCCAGAATATACTCCCTGCTTCTGAAAGATCTAGGAATTTCGTCCTAG
- a CDS encoding GNAT family N-acetyltransferase — MKNIEDLKIRFPGIDDLAAIFHIGEKVFTPQNYSNLYRTWDEYEVTNLFNSESEHMLVADVNRRVIGFAMGTTIEKARSAWTYGHLLWLGVDPAYAGRGIGGMLFDRFRKIMDEEGIRMLLVDTQADNEEAIRFFERRGFENPVDHIYMTLNLQNYREPR; from the coding sequence ATGAAAAATATTGAGGATCTTAAGATCCGCTTTCCGGGCATAGATGATCTTGCGGCGATCTTCCACATTGGAGAGAAGGTTTTTACTCCCCAGAATTACTCCAACCTCTACCGCACCTGGGACGAGTACGAGGTTACGAACCTCTTTAATTCCGAATCCGAACACATGCTGGTGGCGGACGTGAACCGCCGGGTAATCGGTTTCGCCATGGGCACGACCATTGAAAAGGCCCGTTCCGCCTGGACCTATGGCCACCTGCTGTGGCTGGGTGTGGATCCGGCCTACGCCGGACGGGGCATCGGCGGGATGCTCTTTGACCGCTTCAGGAAAATCATGGACGAAGAGGGAATCAGGATGCTTCTGGTGGATACCCAGGCCGACAACGAGGAGGCTATACGCTTTTTTGAGCGGCGGGGCTTTGAAAATCCGGTGGACCATATCTACATGACACTGAACCTGCAGAACTACCGGGAGCCCCGCTGA
- a CDS encoding oxidoreductase codes for MSYSRLLSPFQVADVNLKNRIVMPPMVIWKSGEDAEVRDVHLRHYASCAGPGLMIVEATAVSPDGKLHKNQLGIFEDRHIQGLSRLANTIRKTGALPGIQINHAGGRSTPEWNWGLTPLAPATDGSIQPDSPECRALSIDDIERIQADFVSAAKRAVQAGFEYIELHYAHGYLGSQFLSPLTNTRTDRYGGSLENRQRFLIETYRLCREAVGDKALLSCRLGIIDKDEGGISLEEGIDTARKLEAEGAPILHISRAHGVPDSVRPEGSSFDPLLHLAGNARPELGIPVIGIGGILDPGTAEKALKTGIADLVAVGRGILADPQWALKTIRNTAEKINTCRQCSPCLWYKTPEKCPSRLAAGNTI; via the coding sequence ATGAGCTACTCTAGGCTGCTTTCTCCTTTTCAAGTTGCGGATGTAAACCTTAAGAACAGAATAGTAATGCCCCCCATGGTAATCTGGAAATCCGGCGAAGATGCCGAAGTACGGGATGTCCATCTCAGGCATTACGCATCCTGCGCCGGTCCGGGGCTGATGATCGTCGAGGCCACGGCCGTCTCTCCGGACGGAAAACTCCATAAAAATCAGTTAGGGATTTTTGAAGACCGGCACATACAGGGCCTCTCCCGACTCGCGAATACAATCCGGAAAACCGGGGCCCTTCCGGGAATACAGATCAACCATGCCGGAGGAAGGTCCACACCGGAGTGGAACTGGGGCCTCACTCCCCTGGCACCCGCTACCGACGGCAGCATACAACCCGACAGCCCCGAATGCCGGGCCCTGAGTATCGACGATATAGAGCGTATTCAGGCCGACTTTGTCAGCGCCGCCAAACGTGCGGTACAGGCGGGATTCGAGTATATCGAACTCCACTACGCCCACGGCTACCTGGGAAGTCAGTTCCTCTCTCCCCTGACCAACACCAGGACCGACCGGTACGGCGGCAGCCTTGAAAACCGGCAGCGCTTCCTGATCGAGACGTATCGCCTCTGCCGGGAAGCTGTGGGAGACAAGGCCCTTCTGAGCTGCCGTCTCGGCATTATCGACAAGGACGAAGGGGGAATCTCCCTGGAGGAAGGCATCGACACGGCCCGGAAGCTGGAAGCCGAAGGCGCCCCCATACTGCATATTTCCCGGGCCCACGGCGTACCGGATTCCGTACGCCCCGAGGGAAGCAGCTTCGATCCTCTGCTGCACCTGGCGGGAAATGCCAGGCCGGAACTGGGTATTCCGGTCATCGGTATCGGCGGAATCCTGGATCCAGGGACTGCTGAAAAAGCCTTGAAGACCGGAATCGCCGACCTCGTCGCGGTGGGACGGGGCATTCTGGCGGATCCTCAATGGGCTCTGAAGACAATCAGGAACACGGCGGAGAAGATAAACACCTGCAGACAGTGTTCTCCCTGCCTCTGGTATAAAACGCCCGAGAAGTGTCCGTCCCGGCTTGCCGCAGGAAACACAATCTGA
- a CDS encoding ArsA family ATPase has protein sequence MRRMLFFLGKGGVGKSTISSAVSYQLNRLGNTVLIVSLDPAHNLGDIFNTRLADERRNIVKGLDAMEIDLQGWVQRYLKKSRDELISNYNYNLSINLDSYMNILKYSPGTQEYATLWAIEYIYETWKDKYEYLVFDTPPTALTLQFLAMPSITRLWVRELTSMREKILSKRQTLTRLNPEASVLKGATKKEDDKVSMQLGSISDRLEKLYQLFTERSYMSLVINDDRLSLEESKRIRQELQKLQITINSVCLNKIPSVEDSHPEIENHFASFPINKIASVPGGIHRTEDLADLTIDKILDHIRQQEPSA, from the coding sequence ATGCGAAGAATGCTTTTTTTTCTCGGTAAAGGCGGGGTCGGTAAATCGACCATCTCATCGGCGGTTTCGTACCAGCTGAACCGCCTGGGAAACACGGTTCTTATCGTCAGCCTGGATCCTGCTCATAACCTGGGCGATATCTTCAATACACGCCTGGCGGATGAACGCCGCAATATAGTAAAAGGACTCGACGCCATGGAAATCGATCTCCAGGGCTGGGTCCAGAGGTATCTGAAGAAAAGCCGGGACGAGCTGATATCGAACTATAACTACAATCTTTCCATCAACCTGGATTCCTATATGAATATTCTAAAATACTCTCCGGGGACCCAGGAATATGCGACCCTCTGGGCCATCGAGTACATATATGAGACCTGGAAGGATAAATACGAGTATCTCGTTTTTGACACTCCGCCAACGGCCCTGACCCTGCAGTTTCTGGCCATGCCGTCAATAACGCGCCTGTGGGTACGGGAGCTCACATCCATGAGGGAAAAAATCCTCAGCAAGAGGCAGACCCTTACCCGGCTGAATCCGGAAGCATCGGTTCTGAAGGGGGCGACAAAGAAAGAGGACGACAAGGTCTCCATGCAGCTGGGGTCGATCTCGGACCGCCTGGAAAAGCTTTATCAGCTCTTTACGGAACGGAGTTACATGTCTCTGGTGATAAACGATGACCGCCTGAGCCTGGAAGAGTCCAAGAGAATCAGACAGGAGCTTCAGAAACTTCAGATCACCATCAACAGTGTCTGTCTTAACAAGATCCCCTCGGTGGAGGATTCCCATCCGGAAATCGAGAACCACTTCGCCAGTTTTCCGATCAACAAGATTGCGTCGGTTCCGGGGGGTATCCACAGGACAGAGGATCTTGCAGACCTTACCATCGACAAGATCCTCGATCATATACGTCAACAGGAGCCTTCAGCATGA
- a CDS encoding carbon starvation CstA family protein, whose amino-acid sequence MSTLIILVALAIYLVFYFVYGKKLQLNLIKSHEAADAPSKRLSDGVDYIPTSKFVLFGHHFASIAGAGPIVGPALAVAWGWLPGLLWIWFGNIFIGAIHDYLALTASVRYDGRSVQFVAQDLIGKKAGKSFGWFILFLCILIVAAFGDIVAGQFAGDGAVASTFFLFCAAAIVLGILLYRTKLPFSVSTIIGLVLLVAAFMIGRNVGIPASKDTWFLVILVYIFIAAALPVNILLQPRDYLNSFLLYFGLLAGGVAAVIAVKNFDSVPLFTEFSAKVIGGKPSPFWPTVPLVIACGALSGFHALVASGTSSKQLREEKDSLFVGYGAMLTEGFLSTIVVISIAAFGIQALGAGNVLTTGALPRFTSSYGAMVASAMPVFTADFMKLFASIWVSSFALTTLDTTNRLGRYILGELALPLKEKNTGAYNLFQNKWFGSMVVAVLGIGLAWTGNYTVLWPAFSGANQLIASVVMLTVAMWVHKQLSAKYTNIVLIPAILLWVTVTAGLIWYELVIIPGHFATGATVKSMVTGTTVGLITLIMLIMNITMIVSFFRNFKEKTGA is encoded by the coding sequence ATGTCAACATTAATTATTCTTGTTGCACTGGCGATTTATCTGGTCTTCTACTTCGTCTACGGAAAAAAACTGCAGCTGAACCTGATAAAATCGCACGAGGCGGCGGACGCACCATCGAAGCGTCTTTCCGACGGAGTGGATTACATTCCGACGAGCAAATTCGTGCTCTTCGGTCACCACTTCGCCTCGATCGCCGGAGCGGGCCCCATCGTCGGACCGGCCCTGGCCGTTGCCTGGGGATGGCTGCCGGGTCTTCTGTGGATCTGGTTCGGTAATATCTTTATCGGGGCCATCCATGACTATCTCGCCCTGACCGCGTCTGTACGCTATGACGGGCGGTCTGTCCAGTTTGTGGCCCAGGACCTGATCGGCAAAAAAGCCGGCAAATCCTTCGGCTGGTTCATCCTCTTCCTCTGCATCCTGATCGTTGCAGCCTTCGGAGACATCGTTGCAGGGCAGTTTGCAGGAGACGGAGCTGTTGCCTCCACCTTCTTCCTTTTCTGTGCCGCAGCGATCGTTCTGGGAATACTGCTGTACCGGACAAAACTTCCCTTTTCCGTCAGCACGATTATCGGCCTTGTTCTGCTGGTTGCCGCCTTCATGATCGGACGCAATGTAGGGATCCCCGCCAGCAAGGACACCTGGTTCCTGGTAATTCTGGTTTACATCTTCATTGCAGCCGCGCTGCCGGTTAATATCCTGCTGCAGCCCCGGGACTACCTGAACAGCTTCCTGCTCTATTTCGGACTGCTCGCAGGGGGAGTCGCCGCAGTTATCGCGGTAAAGAACTTCGATTCCGTTCCCCTCTTTACAGAATTCAGCGCAAAGGTCATCGGCGGAAAACCCTCTCCCTTCTGGCCCACGGTACCCCTGGTAATCGCCTGCGGGGCCCTGTCGGGGTTCCACGCCCTGGTTGCCTCGGGAACCAGCAGCAAGCAGCTCCGGGAAGAGAAAGACAGTCTCTTCGTCGGTTACGGTGCCATGCTGACTGAAGGTTTCCTTTCCACCATCGTTGTAATTTCCATTGCAGCCTTCGGCATCCAGGCCCTGGGAGCAGGAAACGTACTGACCACCGGTGCACTGCCCCGCTTTACCTCCAGCTACGGTGCCATGGTTGCCTCTGCAATGCCGGTCTTTACCGCGGATTTCATGAAGCTTTTTGCCTCCATCTGGGTAAGCTCCTTCGCCCTGACTACCCTTGACACCACAAACCGTCTGGGACGGTATATCCTCGGCGAACTGGCCCTGCCCCTTAAGGAAAAGAACACCGGTGCCTACAACCTTTTCCAGAACAAGTGGTTCGGCTCCATGGTGGTCGCTGTCCTGGGTATCGGACTTGCATGGACAGGAAACTACACCGTTCTGTGGCCCGCCTTCTCCGGCGCCAACCAGCTGATCGCTTCCGTTGTCATGCTTACCGTCGCCATGTGGGTACACAAGCAGCTGAGCGCAAAATACACCAATATCGTGCTGATTCCGGCGATCCTTCTCTGGGTAACCGTAACGGCAGGTCTTATCTGGTATGAGCTGGTTATAATACCCGGCCACTTCGCCACCGGCGCTACTGTCAAGAGCATGGTAACCGGCACCACCGTCGGGCTTATTACCCTGATCATGCTGATCATGAATATCACCATGATCGTCTCGTTCTTCAGGAACTTCAAGGAAAAGACCGGCGCCTGA